Genomic segment of Gilliamella apis:
CTACCCGATTCAATTTGTCCATGCTGCTGTTCAAAGCTTAATACGTCTGCTACTGAAAAAGAGAAATTAGGATCTTGTTGTGCTCGTTGCGATTGGTCGATAACAATTAACGGTAATACTAGTTCTTGTAATTGTAATTCATGCAAATAGCGAGTGTTAGGCACAAAATGAATAGGCGCATCTAAGTGAGTGCCATATTGTCCAGCAAAACTAAAGTTTTGTGCTAAAAAACCATCATTATGATCAAATAGCGTTTTGATTTCGGCTGGATTAAACATAAAAAAATGTGGTGAATTGTGATCAAATGCATGGGTCAAATCAATCCATTTTTTTGATTTTAATAAATTTAAAGCTTGTAATACATCGTTATTCAAAACTATTCCTCACACTATAAAACACAATTACTTGTTTATTGTAAAATGGTTATATTTGTTAAACAAATAATTTTAAGTTATAGAAATATAATTTTTAGTTCTAATCTATTAAGAAAAATTTTGAGGAACGGGGTTTTTGAATGATTAAAAAATGCTTTATTTTTATTATTTAATGAACAAATTTGGTTTATATTATTGAAATTTTACTAACCGACCCTATTGAGCTATATAGTTGTATATTTAATCATTCCATACTGGTATAATATACAGTTAATCTTTTGTCTATTTATCTAAACACACATATAAGAAGAGATCTATGTCAATTAAAGATATCGATATTCGTGGTGCAAGAACACACAACTTAAAAAATATCAATGTAGTTATTCCAAGAGATAAATTGGTTGTAATTACTGGTCTGTCTGGGTCTGGTAAATCATCACTAGCGTTTGATACCTTATATGCTGAAGGACAAAGACGATATGTTGAGTCGTTATCAGCTTATGCTCGTCAATTTTTATCACTAATGGAAAAACCTGATGTTGATCATATTGAAGGTTTGTCGCCAGCTATTTCGATTGAGCAAAAATCAACATCACATAATCCGCGATCAACAGTAGGCACAATCACCGAAATTTATGACTATTTACGTCTGTTATTTGCTCGAATTGGTGAGCCACGTTGTCCAAATCATAATTTACCATTAGCTGCGCAAACGGTTTCGCAAATGGTTGACAGTATTATGGCATTACCTTCAGAAAATCGTTATATGTTACTTGCGCCGGTGGTTACTGAGCGTAAGGGTGAGTTTGTGAAATTATTCGAACAACTTGCT
This window contains:
- a CDS encoding cyclase family protein → MNNDVLQALNLLKSKKWIDLTHAFDHNSPHFFMFNPAEIKTLFDHNDGFLAQNFSFAGQYGTHLDAPIHFVPNTRYLHELQLQELVLPLIVIDQSQRAQQDPNFSFSVADVLSFEQQHGQIESGSFVALRTDWSKKWPSQTAMENKDADGNNQIPGWGLDALKFLFEERKIKAIGHETFDTDSAKAYRENNALKGEYYVLEQDTYQVELMTNLDQLPAKGAVIFNIVAKPNNASGFPVRSFAILP